A window from Lagopus muta isolate bLagMut1 chromosome 5, bLagMut1 primary, whole genome shotgun sequence encodes these proteins:
- the KIF2C gene encoding kinesin-like protein KIF2C isoform X4, whose product MDPRLYRHICPGRVVNIQRSHGLIHKATVKTVEVQQRSVSVEWYEAGVVKGKEIEIDDVITLNPELAEDLPTAEVKENLPLQENVTVQKQKRRSTLSKIPAPREVAAVTSNVSAPEQKIAAVRGRSRMSVITESQHNLQENEMGVDPCTSTQIRNNLAVPVRRKSNIVKEMEKMKNKREEKRAQLSEIRIKRAQEIDSNCPNWEFARMIREFRATLDCQPISLSDPIEEHRICVCVRKRPLNKQEINKKECDVITVPSKCVLLVHEPKQKVDLTKYLETQTFRFDFSFDESASNEMVYRFTARPLVQTIFEGGKATCFAYGQTGSGKTHTMGGDFSGRAQNASKGIYAFASQDVFFLLSQPRYRSQDLEVYVTFFEIYNGKVFDLLNKKAKLRVLEDGKQQVQVVGLQEKQVSCAEDVIRMIEMGSACRTSGQTFANASSSRSHACFQIILRQRGKLVGKFSLVDLAGNERGADTSSADRQTRMEGAEINKSLLALKECIRALGQNKSHTPFRESKLTQVLRDSFIGTNSRTCMIAMISPGMSSCEYTLNTLRYADRVKEISPHNGGGETQNQMEIEETEMREESSGLRRSLSKDEEEDLCPHLFNFREAMSQIGEREEKVVEQLRELRQKMTTELDYLLGITEQPDYDLETFVSRAKYFIEESSRNFLSARETLDALEVAMQLEEQASKKIRKQRHQ is encoded by the exons ATGGATCCGCGGCTTTACCGCCACATTTGTCCCGGGCGCGTCGTCAACATTCAGCGCAGCCACG GTCTGATCCACAAAGCGACGGTGAAGACGGTGGAAGTGCAGCAGCGCTCCGTGTCGGTGGAGTGGTACGAGGCGGGCGTCGTCAAGGGCAAGGAG ATTGAGATTGATGATGTGATAACATTAAATCCAGAGTTAGCAGAAGACCTACCTACTGCAGAAGTGAAAGAGAACCTTCCTTTGCAAGAGAATGTGACGGTGCAG AAACAGAAGCGTAGATCAACTCTTTCAAAAATCCCTGCTCCACGGGAAG TTGCAGCAGTGACATCTAATGTCTCTGCACCTGAGCAGAAGATTGCAG cTGTGCGGGGCCGTTCTAGGATGTCTGTCATCACAGAATCTCAGCACAACCTCCAGGAAAATGAGATGGGAGTGGATCCCTGTACTTCTACACAAATAAGAAACAACTTGGCAGTTCCTG TTCGAAGAAAATCTAACATTGTGAAAGAGAtggagaagatgaaaaacaagagagaagagaagagggcTCAACTTAGTGAAATCAGGATAAAACGTGCACAG GAAATTGACAGCAATTGTCCAAACTGGGAGTTTGCACGGATGATCAGGGAATTCAGAGCAACGTTAGACTGCCAGCCAATATCCCTGTCTGACCCA ATAGAAGAACATagaatttgtgtgtgtgttaggaAGCGCCCTCTGAATAAACAAG AAATTAACAAAAAGGAATGTGATGTGATTACTGTTCCAAGCAAGTGTGTCCTTCTGGTGCACGAGCCAAAGCAGAAAGTGGACCTAACAAAATACCTTGAAACCCAAACATTTAGATTTGACTTTTCATTTGATGAAAGTGCTTCTAATGAAATGGTGTACAG GTTCACTGCTAGGCCTCTTGTTCAGACCATTTTTGAGGGTGGAAAGGCAACATGTTTTGCATATGGTCAGACGGGCAGTGGCAAGACGCAT acTATGGGTGGAGACTTCTCTGGGAGAGCGCAGAACGCCTCAAAAGGCATATATGCTTTTGCAT cacaaGATGTCTTCTTTCTTCTAAGCCAGCCCAGGTACAGGAGTCAGGACCTGGAAGTCTATGTGACTTTCTTTGAAATATATAATGGAAAG GTGTTTGATCTCTTGAATAAGAAGGCAAAGCTTCGAGTCCTGGAGGATGGCAAGCAGCAGGTTCAGGTTGTTGGTCTGCAAGAGAAACAAGTCAGCTGTGCTGAAGATGTCATCAGAATGATTGAGATGGGCAGCGCTTGCAG GACATCTGGGCAGACTTTTGCAAATGCCAGCTCTTCACGGTCACATGCCTGCTTCCAAATCATACTACGTCAGAGAGGGAAATTGGTTGGCAAATTTTCCTTGGTGGATTTGGCAGGAAATGAGAGAGGTGCAGACACATCTAGTGCTGATCGACAGACACGAATGGAAGGTGCAGAAATCAATAAAAGCTTGCTGGCCTTGAAG GAATGTATCAGAGCTTTAGGCCAGAACAAATCTCACACTCCTTTCCGTGAAAGCAAGTTGACCCAGGTGCTGAGGGACTCTTTCATAGGAACCAACTCAAGGACCTGCATG ATAGCAATGATTTCTCCAGGCATGAGTTCATGCGAGTACACCTTAAACACACTGAGATACGCTGACAG GGTGAAAGAGATCAGTCCTCATAATGGAGGTGGCGAAACACAGAATCAAATGGAGATtgaggaaacagaaatgagggaagaaaGCTCAGGTCTTCGACGCAGC CTGTCcaaggatgaggaggaagatCTCTGTCCCCACCTGTTTAATTTCCGTGAAGCTATGAGTCAAATTGGTGAACGGGAGGAGAAGGTTGTAGAACAGCTTCGAGAACTGAGACAG aaaatgacaacTGAACTTGACTACCTCCTGGGAATCACAGAACAACCAGACTATGACCTTGAGACATTTGTGAGCAGAGCTAAGTACTTCATAGAAGAGAGCTCAAGAAACTTTCTTAGTGCCAGAG AAACACTGGATGCTCTGGAAGTAGCCATGCAACTAGAGGAGCAAGCCAGCAAGAAGATAAGAAAGCAGAGGCATCAGTAA
- the KIF2C gene encoding kinesin-like protein KIF2C isoform X3: protein MDPRLYRHICPGRVVNIQRSHGLIHKATVKTVEVQQRSVSVEWYEAGVVKGKEIEIDDVITLNPELAEDLPTAEVKENLPLQENVTVQKQKRRSTLSKIPAPREAVRGRSRMSVITESQHNLQENEMGVDPCTSTQIRNNLAVPAGQTRASKLRCGPENVLPNGNGITEDNLPSARISSSQSPVRRKSNIVKEMEKMKNKREEKRAQLSEIRIKRAQEIDSNCPNWEFARMIREFRATLDCQPISLSDPIEEHRICVCVRKRPLNKQEINKKECDVITVPSKCVLLVHEPKQKVDLTKYLETQTFRFDFSFDESASNEMVYRFTARPLVQTIFEGGKATCFAYGQTGSGKTHTMGGDFSGRAQNASKGIYAFASQDVFFLLSQPRYRSQDLEVYVTFFEIYNGKVFDLLNKKAKLRVLEDGKQQVQVVGLQEKQVSCAEDVIRMIEMGSACRTSGQTFANASSSRSHACFQIILRQRGKLVGKFSLVDLAGNERGADTSSADRQTRMEGAEINKSLLALKECIRALGQNKSHTPFRESKLTQVLRDSFIGTNSRTCMIAMISPGMSSCEYTLNTLRYADRVKEISPHNGGGETQNQMEIEETEMREESSGLRRSLSKDEEEDLCPHLFNFREAMSQIGEREEKVVEQLRELRQKMTTELDYLLGITEQPDYDLETFVSRAKYFIEESSRNFLSARETLDALEVAMQLEEQASKKIRKQRHQ, encoded by the exons ATGGATCCGCGGCTTTACCGCCACATTTGTCCCGGGCGCGTCGTCAACATTCAGCGCAGCCACG GTCTGATCCACAAAGCGACGGTGAAGACGGTGGAAGTGCAGCAGCGCTCCGTGTCGGTGGAGTGGTACGAGGCGGGCGTCGTCAAGGGCAAGGAG ATTGAGATTGATGATGTGATAACATTAAATCCAGAGTTAGCAGAAGACCTACCTACTGCAGAAGTGAAAGAGAACCTTCCTTTGCAAGAGAATGTGACGGTGCAG AAACAGAAGCGTAGATCAACTCTTTCAAAAATCCCTGCTCCACGGGAAG cTGTGCGGGGCCGTTCTAGGATGTCTGTCATCACAGAATCTCAGCACAACCTCCAGGAAAATGAGATGGGAGTGGATCCCTGTACTTCTACACAAATAAGAAACAACTTGGCAGTTCCTG ctggcCAAACCAGGGCTAGTAAGCTGCGCTGTGGTCCAGAAAATGTGCTTCCAAATGGGAATGGCATTACAGAGGATAATCTGCCTTCTGCTAGAATAAGCTCTTCACAGAGCCCAG TTCGAAGAAAATCTAACATTGTGAAAGAGAtggagaagatgaaaaacaagagagaagagaagagggcTCAACTTAGTGAAATCAGGATAAAACGTGCACAG GAAATTGACAGCAATTGTCCAAACTGGGAGTTTGCACGGATGATCAGGGAATTCAGAGCAACGTTAGACTGCCAGCCAATATCCCTGTCTGACCCA ATAGAAGAACATagaatttgtgtgtgtgttaggaAGCGCCCTCTGAATAAACAAG AAATTAACAAAAAGGAATGTGATGTGATTACTGTTCCAAGCAAGTGTGTCCTTCTGGTGCACGAGCCAAAGCAGAAAGTGGACCTAACAAAATACCTTGAAACCCAAACATTTAGATTTGACTTTTCATTTGATGAAAGTGCTTCTAATGAAATGGTGTACAG GTTCACTGCTAGGCCTCTTGTTCAGACCATTTTTGAGGGTGGAAAGGCAACATGTTTTGCATATGGTCAGACGGGCAGTGGCAAGACGCAT acTATGGGTGGAGACTTCTCTGGGAGAGCGCAGAACGCCTCAAAAGGCATATATGCTTTTGCAT cacaaGATGTCTTCTTTCTTCTAAGCCAGCCCAGGTACAGGAGTCAGGACCTGGAAGTCTATGTGACTTTCTTTGAAATATATAATGGAAAG GTGTTTGATCTCTTGAATAAGAAGGCAAAGCTTCGAGTCCTGGAGGATGGCAAGCAGCAGGTTCAGGTTGTTGGTCTGCAAGAGAAACAAGTCAGCTGTGCTGAAGATGTCATCAGAATGATTGAGATGGGCAGCGCTTGCAG GACATCTGGGCAGACTTTTGCAAATGCCAGCTCTTCACGGTCACATGCCTGCTTCCAAATCATACTACGTCAGAGAGGGAAATTGGTTGGCAAATTTTCCTTGGTGGATTTGGCAGGAAATGAGAGAGGTGCAGACACATCTAGTGCTGATCGACAGACACGAATGGAAGGTGCAGAAATCAATAAAAGCTTGCTGGCCTTGAAG GAATGTATCAGAGCTTTAGGCCAGAACAAATCTCACACTCCTTTCCGTGAAAGCAAGTTGACCCAGGTGCTGAGGGACTCTTTCATAGGAACCAACTCAAGGACCTGCATG ATAGCAATGATTTCTCCAGGCATGAGTTCATGCGAGTACACCTTAAACACACTGAGATACGCTGACAG GGTGAAAGAGATCAGTCCTCATAATGGAGGTGGCGAAACACAGAATCAAATGGAGATtgaggaaacagaaatgagggaagaaaGCTCAGGTCTTCGACGCAGC CTGTCcaaggatgaggaggaagatCTCTGTCCCCACCTGTTTAATTTCCGTGAAGCTATGAGTCAAATTGGTGAACGGGAGGAGAAGGTTGTAGAACAGCTTCGAGAACTGAGACAG aaaatgacaacTGAACTTGACTACCTCCTGGGAATCACAGAACAACCAGACTATGACCTTGAGACATTTGTGAGCAGAGCTAAGTACTTCATAGAAGAGAGCTCAAGAAACTTTCTTAGTGCCAGAG AAACACTGGATGCTCTGGAAGTAGCCATGCAACTAGAGGAGCAAGCCAGCAAGAAGATAAGAAAGCAGAGGCATCAGTAA
- the KIF2C gene encoding kinesin-like protein KIF2C isoform X1 has product MDPRLYRHICPGRVVNIQRSHGLIHKATVKTVEVQQRSVSVEWYEAGVVKGKEIEIDDVITLNPELAEDLPTAEVKENLPLQENVTVQKQKRRSTLSKIPAPREVAAVTSNVSAPEQKIAAVRGRSRMSVITESQHNLQENEMGVDPCTSTQIRNNLAVPAGQTRASKLRCGPENVLPNGNGITEDNLPSARISSSQSPVRRKSNIVKEMEKMKNKREEKRAQLSEIRIKRAQEIDSNCPNWEFARMIREFRATLDCQPISLSDPIEEHRICVCVRKRPLNKQEINKKECDVITVPSKCVLLVHEPKQKVDLTKYLETQTFRFDFSFDESASNEMVYRFTARPLVQTIFEGGKATCFAYGQTGSGKTHTMGGDFSGRAQNASKGIYAFASQDVFFLLSQPRYRSQDLEVYVTFFEIYNGKVFDLLNKKAKLRVLEDGKQQVQVVGLQEKQVSCAEDVIRMIEMGSACRTSGQTFANASSSRSHACFQIILRQRGKLVGKFSLVDLAGNERGADTSSADRQTRMEGAEINKSLLALKECIRALGQNKSHTPFRESKLTQVLRDSFIGTNSRTCMIAMISPGMSSCEYTLNTLRYADRVKEISPHNGGGETQNQMEIEETEMREESSGLRRSLSKDEEEDLCPHLFNFREAMSQIGEREEKVVEQLRELRQKMTTELDYLLGITEQPDYDLETFVSRAKYFIEESSRNFLSARETLDALEVAMQLEEQASKKIRKQRHQ; this is encoded by the exons ATGGATCCGCGGCTTTACCGCCACATTTGTCCCGGGCGCGTCGTCAACATTCAGCGCAGCCACG GTCTGATCCACAAAGCGACGGTGAAGACGGTGGAAGTGCAGCAGCGCTCCGTGTCGGTGGAGTGGTACGAGGCGGGCGTCGTCAAGGGCAAGGAG ATTGAGATTGATGATGTGATAACATTAAATCCAGAGTTAGCAGAAGACCTACCTACTGCAGAAGTGAAAGAGAACCTTCCTTTGCAAGAGAATGTGACGGTGCAG AAACAGAAGCGTAGATCAACTCTTTCAAAAATCCCTGCTCCACGGGAAG TTGCAGCAGTGACATCTAATGTCTCTGCACCTGAGCAGAAGATTGCAG cTGTGCGGGGCCGTTCTAGGATGTCTGTCATCACAGAATCTCAGCACAACCTCCAGGAAAATGAGATGGGAGTGGATCCCTGTACTTCTACACAAATAAGAAACAACTTGGCAGTTCCTG ctggcCAAACCAGGGCTAGTAAGCTGCGCTGTGGTCCAGAAAATGTGCTTCCAAATGGGAATGGCATTACAGAGGATAATCTGCCTTCTGCTAGAATAAGCTCTTCACAGAGCCCAG TTCGAAGAAAATCTAACATTGTGAAAGAGAtggagaagatgaaaaacaagagagaagagaagagggcTCAACTTAGTGAAATCAGGATAAAACGTGCACAG GAAATTGACAGCAATTGTCCAAACTGGGAGTTTGCACGGATGATCAGGGAATTCAGAGCAACGTTAGACTGCCAGCCAATATCCCTGTCTGACCCA ATAGAAGAACATagaatttgtgtgtgtgttaggaAGCGCCCTCTGAATAAACAAG AAATTAACAAAAAGGAATGTGATGTGATTACTGTTCCAAGCAAGTGTGTCCTTCTGGTGCACGAGCCAAAGCAGAAAGTGGACCTAACAAAATACCTTGAAACCCAAACATTTAGATTTGACTTTTCATTTGATGAAAGTGCTTCTAATGAAATGGTGTACAG GTTCACTGCTAGGCCTCTTGTTCAGACCATTTTTGAGGGTGGAAAGGCAACATGTTTTGCATATGGTCAGACGGGCAGTGGCAAGACGCAT acTATGGGTGGAGACTTCTCTGGGAGAGCGCAGAACGCCTCAAAAGGCATATATGCTTTTGCAT cacaaGATGTCTTCTTTCTTCTAAGCCAGCCCAGGTACAGGAGTCAGGACCTGGAAGTCTATGTGACTTTCTTTGAAATATATAATGGAAAG GTGTTTGATCTCTTGAATAAGAAGGCAAAGCTTCGAGTCCTGGAGGATGGCAAGCAGCAGGTTCAGGTTGTTGGTCTGCAAGAGAAACAAGTCAGCTGTGCTGAAGATGTCATCAGAATGATTGAGATGGGCAGCGCTTGCAG GACATCTGGGCAGACTTTTGCAAATGCCAGCTCTTCACGGTCACATGCCTGCTTCCAAATCATACTACGTCAGAGAGGGAAATTGGTTGGCAAATTTTCCTTGGTGGATTTGGCAGGAAATGAGAGAGGTGCAGACACATCTAGTGCTGATCGACAGACACGAATGGAAGGTGCAGAAATCAATAAAAGCTTGCTGGCCTTGAAG GAATGTATCAGAGCTTTAGGCCAGAACAAATCTCACACTCCTTTCCGTGAAAGCAAGTTGACCCAGGTGCTGAGGGACTCTTTCATAGGAACCAACTCAAGGACCTGCATG ATAGCAATGATTTCTCCAGGCATGAGTTCATGCGAGTACACCTTAAACACACTGAGATACGCTGACAG GGTGAAAGAGATCAGTCCTCATAATGGAGGTGGCGAAACACAGAATCAAATGGAGATtgaggaaacagaaatgagggaagaaaGCTCAGGTCTTCGACGCAGC CTGTCcaaggatgaggaggaagatCTCTGTCCCCACCTGTTTAATTTCCGTGAAGCTATGAGTCAAATTGGTGAACGGGAGGAGAAGGTTGTAGAACAGCTTCGAGAACTGAGACAG aaaatgacaacTGAACTTGACTACCTCCTGGGAATCACAGAACAACCAGACTATGACCTTGAGACATTTGTGAGCAGAGCTAAGTACTTCATAGAAGAGAGCTCAAGAAACTTTCTTAGTGCCAGAG AAACACTGGATGCTCTGGAAGTAGCCATGCAACTAGAGGAGCAAGCCAGCAAGAAGATAAGAAAGCAGAGGCATCAGTAA
- the KIF2C gene encoding kinesin-like protein KIF2C isoform X2 gives MDPRLYRHICPGRVVNIQRSHGLIHKATVKTVEVQQRSVSVEWYEAGVVKGKEIEIDDVITLNPELAEDLPTAEVKENLPLQENVTVQKQKRRSTLSKIPAPREAVTSNVSAPEQKIAAVRGRSRMSVITESQHNLQENEMGVDPCTSTQIRNNLAVPAGQTRASKLRCGPENVLPNGNGITEDNLPSARISSSQSPVRRKSNIVKEMEKMKNKREEKRAQLSEIRIKRAQEIDSNCPNWEFARMIREFRATLDCQPISLSDPIEEHRICVCVRKRPLNKQEINKKECDVITVPSKCVLLVHEPKQKVDLTKYLETQTFRFDFSFDESASNEMVYRFTARPLVQTIFEGGKATCFAYGQTGSGKTHTMGGDFSGRAQNASKGIYAFASQDVFFLLSQPRYRSQDLEVYVTFFEIYNGKVFDLLNKKAKLRVLEDGKQQVQVVGLQEKQVSCAEDVIRMIEMGSACRTSGQTFANASSSRSHACFQIILRQRGKLVGKFSLVDLAGNERGADTSSADRQTRMEGAEINKSLLALKECIRALGQNKSHTPFRESKLTQVLRDSFIGTNSRTCMIAMISPGMSSCEYTLNTLRYADRVKEISPHNGGGETQNQMEIEETEMREESSGLRRSLSKDEEEDLCPHLFNFREAMSQIGEREEKVVEQLRELRQKMTTELDYLLGITEQPDYDLETFVSRAKYFIEESSRNFLSARETLDALEVAMQLEEQASKKIRKQRHQ, from the exons ATGGATCCGCGGCTTTACCGCCACATTTGTCCCGGGCGCGTCGTCAACATTCAGCGCAGCCACG GTCTGATCCACAAAGCGACGGTGAAGACGGTGGAAGTGCAGCAGCGCTCCGTGTCGGTGGAGTGGTACGAGGCGGGCGTCGTCAAGGGCAAGGAG ATTGAGATTGATGATGTGATAACATTAAATCCAGAGTTAGCAGAAGACCTACCTACTGCAGAAGTGAAAGAGAACCTTCCTTTGCAAGAGAATGTGACGGTGCAG AAACAGAAGCGTAGATCAACTCTTTCAAAAATCCCTGCTCCACGGGAAG CAGTGACATCTAATGTCTCTGCACCTGAGCAGAAGATTGCAG cTGTGCGGGGCCGTTCTAGGATGTCTGTCATCACAGAATCTCAGCACAACCTCCAGGAAAATGAGATGGGAGTGGATCCCTGTACTTCTACACAAATAAGAAACAACTTGGCAGTTCCTG ctggcCAAACCAGGGCTAGTAAGCTGCGCTGTGGTCCAGAAAATGTGCTTCCAAATGGGAATGGCATTACAGAGGATAATCTGCCTTCTGCTAGAATAAGCTCTTCACAGAGCCCAG TTCGAAGAAAATCTAACATTGTGAAAGAGAtggagaagatgaaaaacaagagagaagagaagagggcTCAACTTAGTGAAATCAGGATAAAACGTGCACAG GAAATTGACAGCAATTGTCCAAACTGGGAGTTTGCACGGATGATCAGGGAATTCAGAGCAACGTTAGACTGCCAGCCAATATCCCTGTCTGACCCA ATAGAAGAACATagaatttgtgtgtgtgttaggaAGCGCCCTCTGAATAAACAAG AAATTAACAAAAAGGAATGTGATGTGATTACTGTTCCAAGCAAGTGTGTCCTTCTGGTGCACGAGCCAAAGCAGAAAGTGGACCTAACAAAATACCTTGAAACCCAAACATTTAGATTTGACTTTTCATTTGATGAAAGTGCTTCTAATGAAATGGTGTACAG GTTCACTGCTAGGCCTCTTGTTCAGACCATTTTTGAGGGTGGAAAGGCAACATGTTTTGCATATGGTCAGACGGGCAGTGGCAAGACGCAT acTATGGGTGGAGACTTCTCTGGGAGAGCGCAGAACGCCTCAAAAGGCATATATGCTTTTGCAT cacaaGATGTCTTCTTTCTTCTAAGCCAGCCCAGGTACAGGAGTCAGGACCTGGAAGTCTATGTGACTTTCTTTGAAATATATAATGGAAAG GTGTTTGATCTCTTGAATAAGAAGGCAAAGCTTCGAGTCCTGGAGGATGGCAAGCAGCAGGTTCAGGTTGTTGGTCTGCAAGAGAAACAAGTCAGCTGTGCTGAAGATGTCATCAGAATGATTGAGATGGGCAGCGCTTGCAG GACATCTGGGCAGACTTTTGCAAATGCCAGCTCTTCACGGTCACATGCCTGCTTCCAAATCATACTACGTCAGAGAGGGAAATTGGTTGGCAAATTTTCCTTGGTGGATTTGGCAGGAAATGAGAGAGGTGCAGACACATCTAGTGCTGATCGACAGACACGAATGGAAGGTGCAGAAATCAATAAAAGCTTGCTGGCCTTGAAG GAATGTATCAGAGCTTTAGGCCAGAACAAATCTCACACTCCTTTCCGTGAAAGCAAGTTGACCCAGGTGCTGAGGGACTCTTTCATAGGAACCAACTCAAGGACCTGCATG ATAGCAATGATTTCTCCAGGCATGAGTTCATGCGAGTACACCTTAAACACACTGAGATACGCTGACAG GGTGAAAGAGATCAGTCCTCATAATGGAGGTGGCGAAACACAGAATCAAATGGAGATtgaggaaacagaaatgagggaagaaaGCTCAGGTCTTCGACGCAGC CTGTCcaaggatgaggaggaagatCTCTGTCCCCACCTGTTTAATTTCCGTGAAGCTATGAGTCAAATTGGTGAACGGGAGGAGAAGGTTGTAGAACAGCTTCGAGAACTGAGACAG aaaatgacaacTGAACTTGACTACCTCCTGGGAATCACAGAACAACCAGACTATGACCTTGAGACATTTGTGAGCAGAGCTAAGTACTTCATAGAAGAGAGCTCAAGAAACTTTCTTAGTGCCAGAG AAACACTGGATGCTCTGGAAGTAGCCATGCAACTAGAGGAGCAAGCCAGCAAGAAGATAAGAAAGCAGAGGCATCAGTAA
- the KIF2C gene encoding kinesin-like protein KIF2C isoform X5: MDPRLYRHICPGRVVNIQRSHGLIHKATVKTVEVQQRSVSVEWYEAGVVKGKEIEIDDVITLNPELAEDLPTAEVKENLPLQENVTVQKQKRRSTLSKIPAPREAVRGRSRMSVITESQHNLQENEMGVDPCTSTQIRNNLAVPVRRKSNIVKEMEKMKNKREEKRAQLSEIRIKRAQEIDSNCPNWEFARMIREFRATLDCQPISLSDPIEEHRICVCVRKRPLNKQEINKKECDVITVPSKCVLLVHEPKQKVDLTKYLETQTFRFDFSFDESASNEMVYRFTARPLVQTIFEGGKATCFAYGQTGSGKTHTMGGDFSGRAQNASKGIYAFASQDVFFLLSQPRYRSQDLEVYVTFFEIYNGKVFDLLNKKAKLRVLEDGKQQVQVVGLQEKQVSCAEDVIRMIEMGSACRTSGQTFANASSSRSHACFQIILRQRGKLVGKFSLVDLAGNERGADTSSADRQTRMEGAEINKSLLALKECIRALGQNKSHTPFRESKLTQVLRDSFIGTNSRTCMIAMISPGMSSCEYTLNTLRYADRVKEISPHNGGGETQNQMEIEETEMREESSGLRRSLSKDEEEDLCPHLFNFREAMSQIGEREEKVVEQLRELRQKMTTELDYLLGITEQPDYDLETFVSRAKYFIEESSRNFLSARETLDALEVAMQLEEQASKKIRKQRHQ; the protein is encoded by the exons ATGGATCCGCGGCTTTACCGCCACATTTGTCCCGGGCGCGTCGTCAACATTCAGCGCAGCCACG GTCTGATCCACAAAGCGACGGTGAAGACGGTGGAAGTGCAGCAGCGCTCCGTGTCGGTGGAGTGGTACGAGGCGGGCGTCGTCAAGGGCAAGGAG ATTGAGATTGATGATGTGATAACATTAAATCCAGAGTTAGCAGAAGACCTACCTACTGCAGAAGTGAAAGAGAACCTTCCTTTGCAAGAGAATGTGACGGTGCAG AAACAGAAGCGTAGATCAACTCTTTCAAAAATCCCTGCTCCACGGGAAG cTGTGCGGGGCCGTTCTAGGATGTCTGTCATCACAGAATCTCAGCACAACCTCCAGGAAAATGAGATGGGAGTGGATCCCTGTACTTCTACACAAATAAGAAACAACTTGGCAGTTCCTG TTCGAAGAAAATCTAACATTGTGAAAGAGAtggagaagatgaaaaacaagagagaagagaagagggcTCAACTTAGTGAAATCAGGATAAAACGTGCACAG GAAATTGACAGCAATTGTCCAAACTGGGAGTTTGCACGGATGATCAGGGAATTCAGAGCAACGTTAGACTGCCAGCCAATATCCCTGTCTGACCCA ATAGAAGAACATagaatttgtgtgtgtgttaggaAGCGCCCTCTGAATAAACAAG AAATTAACAAAAAGGAATGTGATGTGATTACTGTTCCAAGCAAGTGTGTCCTTCTGGTGCACGAGCCAAAGCAGAAAGTGGACCTAACAAAATACCTTGAAACCCAAACATTTAGATTTGACTTTTCATTTGATGAAAGTGCTTCTAATGAAATGGTGTACAG GTTCACTGCTAGGCCTCTTGTTCAGACCATTTTTGAGGGTGGAAAGGCAACATGTTTTGCATATGGTCAGACGGGCAGTGGCAAGACGCAT acTATGGGTGGAGACTTCTCTGGGAGAGCGCAGAACGCCTCAAAAGGCATATATGCTTTTGCAT cacaaGATGTCTTCTTTCTTCTAAGCCAGCCCAGGTACAGGAGTCAGGACCTGGAAGTCTATGTGACTTTCTTTGAAATATATAATGGAAAG GTGTTTGATCTCTTGAATAAGAAGGCAAAGCTTCGAGTCCTGGAGGATGGCAAGCAGCAGGTTCAGGTTGTTGGTCTGCAAGAGAAACAAGTCAGCTGTGCTGAAGATGTCATCAGAATGATTGAGATGGGCAGCGCTTGCAG GACATCTGGGCAGACTTTTGCAAATGCCAGCTCTTCACGGTCACATGCCTGCTTCCAAATCATACTACGTCAGAGAGGGAAATTGGTTGGCAAATTTTCCTTGGTGGATTTGGCAGGAAATGAGAGAGGTGCAGACACATCTAGTGCTGATCGACAGACACGAATGGAAGGTGCAGAAATCAATAAAAGCTTGCTGGCCTTGAAG GAATGTATCAGAGCTTTAGGCCAGAACAAATCTCACACTCCTTTCCGTGAAAGCAAGTTGACCCAGGTGCTGAGGGACTCTTTCATAGGAACCAACTCAAGGACCTGCATG ATAGCAATGATTTCTCCAGGCATGAGTTCATGCGAGTACACCTTAAACACACTGAGATACGCTGACAG GGTGAAAGAGATCAGTCCTCATAATGGAGGTGGCGAAACACAGAATCAAATGGAGATtgaggaaacagaaatgagggaagaaaGCTCAGGTCTTCGACGCAGC CTGTCcaaggatgaggaggaagatCTCTGTCCCCACCTGTTTAATTTCCGTGAAGCTATGAGTCAAATTGGTGAACGGGAGGAGAAGGTTGTAGAACAGCTTCGAGAACTGAGACAG aaaatgacaacTGAACTTGACTACCTCCTGGGAATCACAGAACAACCAGACTATGACCTTGAGACATTTGTGAGCAGAGCTAAGTACTTCATAGAAGAGAGCTCAAGAAACTTTCTTAGTGCCAGAG AAACACTGGATGCTCTGGAAGTAGCCATGCAACTAGAGGAGCAAGCCAGCAAGAAGATAAGAAAGCAGAGGCATCAGTAA